The Chionomys nivalis chromosome 1, mChiNiv1.1, whole genome shotgun sequence sequence TGACCTATAGCATTTCTTAGTATTTGccttcaaaaagaaataaattcagttcTAATTAGAAGTTGTCAGACAAACTTCAAAAGCACTGTCATCTCAGTTCTGTAAATTAAAAGTGGCTTATTCAGCTACAGTGGAGGTGTTATGAAAATAATGTGGATAACGTAGGTGGCTTTATTTGCATGATTTCCTTAGCTGCTTTTCTAAAGTTATGTTGAATATAATTGGTACTTTTCTGTGCTCAAGAAAGAGTTTCTTCTGAGTTGCCTTCTTCTAACGATTGTTGATAATGACCATAGCTTGGTTTGTTTATCTAAATGTTTTTCAATAAAGACTTCTCAGTAATTAAATTCTACTGAcctagttttcattttcttattccgCCACCTATTTCATCTAGGTTTATAATAAGTAATTACATGGGTAAATGATAAAAATGGTCAAAGTGAAGAGTGGAAGTATCAAAGAGTTCAAATAATTTGCATACCAGGTCATTAGTCACAAGTGACAGTTGTCATGTGCTCATGAGCTGAGCCCTCGAAATGCAATTATAGTATTACCCCAAACCACCGTTTCCCAATTAGAACACAGGAGTCCTTTGTAGAAACACACTGGAGTGCTTCAgatttgaagttttcttttaaatctattCCCTAATGAGATTCGCCGTGTTGTTGCCATTTCTCTAAAACTCTTTTGAAAACTTTCATTGTGTCACTAATAAAGACCactatttaacttttaaaatacaagtCCAAACCCCAAGCTTAATGCGAACTTTCTTAGATATCTAATTCCTCCGATGCTGTCAAGagtctttataaaattaattggTACATCAAGTATTTTTTAACCCTGAATACTGTACTAGGTAGTAAGGACATAAGAGTAAATGAGACACACATGCAGTCTGCCAATAGAATTTTTCTGAAACTGAGTACTCCGCATGGTAGCTACTAGATCTATGGGGCTGTTAACTGTTTGATATATGTGGTTTATCAAACTGGGATATGTTTTGAGTGACAGCATtaatcatattttgaaaacttgtcaTGAAAAACTGTTATAATTTCTTGTGAATCCATTAGCTTATCATATGCTAAATTTGAAAAGTTGCATTAAAACATAGCATTGAAATAAATTTCATctagaattttttctttgtaatgtaGTTGTCTAATGGttagaaactatttttttattgtttttgttgagctatatatttttctccactcccttcaaCCCACttctatggtccccatgctcccaattaattTAgagatcttgatttttttctacttcccatgtagatttggtgcatatatgtttctcttatggtcctctttgttgtctaagttctctgggattgtgaattgtaggctgttttttctttgttttatgtctaaaagtcacttatgagcttatgagtgagtacatattgtatttgtttttctgggtctgggttacctcacccaatgtgatgttttctagatctatccatttgcctgcaaatttcaagatgtcagtatctttttctgctctgtagtacacCATTGTGGAAATGTACCCCATCTTTATCCATGTATTTGTGCCTCACATTATAtttgctttctttactttttatttggggGTGCAGGTCAGTGTCTTATATATTCCCAGCTGCTCTCAAACTCTCTATCTAGCAAAGGGTCCTCCTATGttcacctcctaaatgctggaattagatgtgTGCAATACAATGCCAGTTTTATTTGCTGATTAGTATCAAACCCAGGTCTCAGTGAATGCTAAGCAAACATTCTATCAACGGAGTTGTAAGCCAAGCCCCCTCTCACTGTATTTCTGTTGGAAAATGTCTTTGTAAAATCTCCAACAAAATAAACCACTAAATAAAGTAGTCACAACTAAAAGTGATGTTATGTAACGTCATGAAAATGATGTTACGTAATACCAAAATAAGCAGTGCTCAGAGGGgtcagaaagatttttaaaaaccagagAACCAGAGTTGCGGCGGGAGAGCGGCGGGGCAGAGAGCGTGACTCGCCTGCTCCAGTGCCACTGGTTCTCGCTGTGcttcccgccgccgccgccgccgcgcaaCCATGTCGGAAGAGAAGCCCAAGGAGGGAGTGAAGACAGAGAATGACCACATCAACCTGAAAGTGGCGggacaggatggctcagtggtgcagTTCAAGATCAAGAGGCACACACCACTGAGCAAGCTGATGAAGGCCTACTGCGAGAGGCAGGGCTTGTCAATGAGGCAGATTCGATTCCGGTTTGATGGACAACCAATCAATGAAACAGACACGCCAGCCCAGCTGGAGATGGAGGATGAGGACACCATTGACGTATTCCAGCAGCAGACAGGAGGAACAGCTTCCCGAGGGACCGTCCCCATACCCGATCGTTGTCTTGACATCTGCTATTGAATGGTGACCATGCAGCCACACCAATCACAGAAGCGTCAGCAGAAGCCAGAGTCCCTGACTGGTTCTCCTTTTCTGATGTGCTTGGAGCGGACTACAGACATGATGCAGGGATGAAAGTGTTGTGTAGCGCATTGCCTTTAGTGGAAACGAGAGCAAGGTTTTGggatttgtttatgttttcatttctgcttcctcccatcCCTAAAATATTTTTCCCCAAAACTTGGAGCTGGGTGTGGACTCAGCCTGCCACCTGACTCTGACCCCCAGAACTGTGGTTGCTTTTAGAGTGATTTGCCCTGGTCAAGGAGAGAGCTGGTGGTCCCGTTTCCCATGGGCTTGCCTATGGGATGTTGAgatgggagagagggacagaattGTTGTAGGTATAGAATATTAAAACATTGAAATACTATCAGCTTGAGCTTTGTCAAATGGTAAAGTTAAAGGGAAAAGACCATTGGAAGGAGTCCTTATGTACTGTGACCCAACTTCTCCTGACATGCCCCCTTTCTACTTGGCATCTGGTAATGGGTACATGGGCAGGGTTGGTAAGGTGGGACCCACTCTCTTTCCTTGTTATAATATAGAAGAAAGTAACTGCCATGTCTCATTTGGAAATTGAATGTGGCCTCAGATTATTTTCTAGTCTTGGTTCCAATGCATaattatggtttctgtgtaaGAAGGTAATTGGTTAAGTATCAAGCTTACAGTGATACTGTGTAAGACCTGCTTTAAAGTGTGGTTGCCAAAGAAAGCCCGGGAGAGGTGACCTCATTCTCATGGATTATGCTCTGCGGCTTTCCAGATGTGTATTCAAATGATGCATCAGTGGGTGACTTCAGTCCTGCATTGTGGGGTCTATACTGGTTAGATGTGGATCGTCCTGCCTGTCATCCTTGTGTAAGGGTCCATTGCTGCTTGATGGCCATCTCTGCCTTTCATAGTCACCTGACACTGACCTACCATCTCTCGCTTGCTTAAAATCCCGAGGAAAATGTTGTTGTTTCCTGTTTCGCTGCGTGGGCTTGGGTGGGATGTCTGTTGGCTCTGTTGTGTTTATCCAGTTTGTACATTATTTGTTGTCCTTTACTACTGTAAACAGTAAATATAGTTTGGtattctgtcaaaaaaaaaaaaaaaaaaaaaaaaacagagaaccaggaagtctgctgcaAGATTGCATCTTTTCACTGTGATATGAAAGCTAcactcatgaaatctcaataCTATAGCTGTCTAAAGAAAACCTGAATAATGACGATACCGGCTGACATGCCAACATCGACAGGGAAAATTTCACATGGCCTTAACCTTACATGAAGAGCTACAGGTAATGAATGAGTGCTCAGAGAGGGAGAATTCGTCTTTCCCCAGAGATACTCTGCCTAAGTGATTATTCAGCTATACACTTTGAAGTGGTCAGACCTAAAAGTTAGACACACAAGCAAAAGTAAACGCACTCAGCATgttgcatgtatatatttatttgtgtatgtatgctacaatgataattaaaaaataagtctgCGAATTTGAAAGGAGCAGGAAAGAAGGAGACATGGAATGGGGTGGAGGGAGGATGAAGTAATTCAGATGTATTTTgactgttttaatttaaaatacttgaaattAGAGTATATAAATAATAGGACCCATTGAAGTCACATATCATAATCTTGCTGTGACAAGATGCCTACCCAAGGATGATATATTGAATGATTGCTATGACTAGCTTACTAAAactctttcaggttttttttttggcattattttatcatttaggACCttgcatttcaaatattttaatttcatattttaattcaaCAACACTAAGATAAGCAGTATCTCTCATCTTGATATTCCCATTTCATATCAACATCCCTGACAAATACAAAGTTCTTCATGATgagctttcttttaaaagaaagaatttagttgggggcttgcttaca is a genomic window containing:
- the LOC130876293 gene encoding small ubiquitin-related modifier 3; this translates as MSEEKPKEGVKTENDHINLKVAGQDGSVVQFKIKRHTPLSKLMKAYCERQGLSMRQIRFRFDGQPINETDTPAQLEMEDEDTIDVFQQQTGGTASRGTVPIPDRCLDICY